Sequence from the Saccharopolyspora pogona genome:
CCCCGAACTCCCGCACCACGTCGCGGTTCTACGCCGACGTGCGGCCGGACCCGGAACGTACCGCGCTGAACAGCCAGTTCGTGCCAGTGGTGCCGAACTTGTCCGCGTTCCTGTCCAGCCGCGAAGACCTCGCCACCGCACGGGCGGCCTGGGCGGCGGACCCGGCACCGGTGCCCGCACTCGTCAAACAGGACACCTCACCGCGCATCCTCACCCACGCGATCTACGGCGAGCGCTATCCGACCCGTGCCCAGCGCACGGCCGCGATCGCGAAACTTCCATACCACCGGGCGAACTTCACCGAAATCCGCAGCGACCAGGGGCAAGACTTCCTGTTCCTGCGCAGGCCGCAGTTCTACCTCGGCGGCTACTTCGGCACGAGGCGCGCGACCTCGCGGGCCCGCACCGGTCTGACGTTCCTGTGGCACCCGGTGGCGGGCACGGTCGTCCAGTCGATTAACAACAACGACCACGCCTGTTGGGCGACGGTCTTCCCGGGCCAGGTGACGGACGCGAACGGACCGCAGCAGGCGGAGTTCCTGGGCGGCGATCCGTACCGGTTCCGCTACCGCACCGCGAGCGGCTCGGTCGTCACGGACGTGACCGTGCATTCCGACCGGATCACCAGGTCGGTGCGGGCGAACGCACCGGCAACCGAGCAGATCCCGTTGGTGGTGAGGGACTCCGACACCGTCGCACTCGACGCGCGAGGGCTGACGCTCACCCGCGGCCGGGTGGTGCTGCGATTCGACTGGGATCAGCCGCGGCAGCCCGAGATCAGGCCCGCCTCGATCACCTACCCCGGCCGCCAAATGCACATCCTCACCGTGCCGCACGACGGCACCTTCACCGTGACTATCTCAGTTCTTAGTTCATGATCAGGAACCCGCCGAGCCCGTGGAAGTCATTGTCCATTCGCGGGCGCTCCAGGTAGTACCGGGCATCGCCGACGCTCGCGCCAATCACGGCGTCGGCGATCCCTGGTCCGGCCGTCCGAGCCAATCGACACCTTCGCCAGCACGCCGCGGTAACCGCGCTGCGCCACCGGCCAGAACGCCGGGTTCACCGAAGGAACGTACCGTCCTTTGTACACTGTGCTGACCAGAGCAACACCGCCAGGGAGCACTACCGTGCCAAGGTAGCTCAACATATCGCTCTGGCCTGAGAAAATGGAGATCTCACAGGTCAGGCGGATTCTGTTGTGGACGGTTCAACGCATTTCGACCCAATTCAGTGCAGTTCGATCCCCCCATTTCGGCGATCTTCCCACGGGAATGCGGGCGGCCGTGCGTGCTCTCGCACGGACGGGTGTCCGTCGGGTCGTGAGTGGTGATGCCGGTTCTTACCGGTGTCGTGTCTCGGTAGATGTGTCAATCCCCGCTGCTCACCGCGGCCGGGTTCCACATAGAGCGGGTGCTGCAGATGCCCTCAGGCATCAGCCTCATCGAAGCGAAGCCCGTACCTTGACGCGTCGGCCAAGCCGCGCCAACAACTCACCGACCGTGCGGGAGCCCATCAAAGGCACAGTCGCGTGCAGACTTCGATAGCGCCGTCGAAGATCGAAGTAATGCGCGCAGGTCGCTTCGGACTCCAGTTCAACGTAGTCCTCGAAGATTGAGGGCATCGCATCGTTGTAGGAAGCCCACCACCCACGGCGCTTTGCGTCGCGGGCAGTCTTCACCAGCCATTCGGTGATCTTGTGGTCAGTTCCGTAGAGCTCGCAAAGCACCCGCACATCCGATACGGAGACCCCCATGTTCGCGGTCTCGACCTTGGAGACCGTCGAACGGGACCAGTCCAGCTCCTCCTTGACCTGCTCTGGGCTCACTCCTGCTTGGTCGCGGAGGCTGCGCAACGTGGCCGCAAGGCGTCGCTTGCGGACTGTTGGCTGTGCGCGCTTGGACATGCGCACACCGTATCCGATCACCCGAACCAGTCAGATTGGAAAATTTTCCGATCAGACAAGTTGATGATCGGCACCAAATCTGACGCTCTCAGTGGTGATCAAAGTTCACAGAGTAATCGACGCTGGGGCCCTGATGACTGACTACTTGACCTACGTCTGGCGCCCGGTCCCGGGAGGCCGCCACGCGTTTCCCATCGCAGCAACGAAAGTTCCGCACGAGGAGCGGGTGAAGGCGGCGGAGCTGCACGATCGGTCCGAAGTAGACTGGATTCGGGAGGACACCTGCATGCGCTGCTGGTACACCCTCACCACCAGCCTGTGATCACCCGAGGGCGGCGCAATTTCGCGAGAAATTGACCGTCACCCGGGTGAACGCCAATTTCTCGCGAAATTGACACCCCTCGCCCAACCGAAGGAGAACCACCGATGTCCTGGAT
This genomic interval carries:
- a CDS encoding helix-turn-helix domain-containing protein — encoded protein: MSKRAQPTVRKRRLAATLRSLRDQAGVSPEQVKEELDWSRSTVSKVETANMGVSVSDVRVLCELYGTDHKITEWLVKTARDAKRRGWWASYNDAMPSIFEDYVELESEATCAHYFDLRRRYRSLHATVPLMGSRTVGELLARLGRRVKVRASLR